AGGGCTATATAACTATTGAATtaattatgatttattttgtAGGCATCTATATAATTATGGGATATAATTTGagaaatatttaaatttattatctgAAGTGTTTCTTGCAGATTAATCCCTAATATCCTCTATATTTACGTAATAGTCATCACATATTTACATTTTAATCCATGACACTTATTGTTTATGCATCCTCTAGGTTAAGTAAATGAGAAGGAAATATTCTACGGTTATTCGTGTGATGGGGCTGATTTAATATCTTACAGATATTTTTGATTCTAATGTTCAGAATTATCTAGCCGTTTGACCGGGGCCTTGCAACCTATGCTCCTTAGGTAGAAGAGGTGGAACTGTGGAAATATAAAAGAGGAGCCCAAGCTCCAGCTTCACTCACTATTAAGAATACGACATTTTTGTTCTTTGTCACTGCAACCAATGTTCAATTAAGCAAAACTAGCAGAAGATCAATCtgtacaaaagaaaatctttacTAAAATACATATATACTAAAATACAAAGATTAAtatgtaaatataaaaaaatgtaGATTAATTTGCAAAAACAATTATAAGAAAGTAGAAATCTTTTCATTTATCATGTCGGGCAAGACTAAAAATGAAATATGACtgattttatgtctttttaaaCTCATGTATCTAGATCTAAGTTAATGTCGACTAGAATTTTGAACCCAAGTATAACTCATTTTCATATCTGCCCACCTCAAATAACAAACAGGATGGGTTGCCCTACTTCAGTTTAAGCCCAACACAGGCTGTGCCTGTTGGTGCAACATGATTTGTTATATTGGACAGCATTTTTTAATGGTTTCTATGTTAGTAATCTTTCCAAAATATATTGATTTTGTAATTTTTGTTCACTTATTAATATGACTTGAACAGCTCAATTAGTTAGTCATTTATGAAAAATTTAGCTAGCTACACACTAATTGGGTCGATGAGATCAAAGATGGGGTTTAAAAGCTCTCTATATTAGTTCCTTTTTGAAAATTAAAGATCATTGATTAGGGAAAAATAACTATTTTTCTTCTGCCTTCAAGTTCCATTTGTGCCATGTGAAGCGTCTTGTATCATGCTCTAGTGCTATGTGAAATTGGATTTGTCATTCAATACAATATCAGTGCCTCGGATTGTTCTCTGAAATTGACTTTGTCATCTGATGCATTATTAGTGCATATGATTTCTGTTGATATGTATTTTTATATTGTTTTGCAGGGTGTTTTGGATGGAAAATATGATGACCTTCATGAGCAATCATTTTACATGATTGGAGGCATTGAGGAAGTCATTGCTGAGAAAATTGCCAAGGAATCTGCCACATAATAGagatttctttttctatttaatAATTAAACATGGCAGCTGATGATATCTGCATCCAAAAAGGCTGTATTTTTGAGGTTAACATTTATTTGCTTTTTGTACTTTGTTAATGATGGCAGGACCTGTGATTTTTGAGAAAAGAGCAAGTGTACGCTCGTTTGCGATCTTTTTTGCTgaataaaaaattcaaaattgtttaGTTTCTTTCATTAAGCTACATTCATCCAACCCAATTTGATTCTCTGACTTAATCCAACCCAATTTAATTTAACTCGAACCTTACTAGCCCAACCAGGAGCCAAATATAAAATGCCTCAGATAAATGGCTCACAGAACCTGCCTTTAAACCCACCATTCACATAAAAATAAAGGAGCACTATATTATAACAGCCAAAtaacaaattttatttaaatttcatAACAGTGGGAAGTATCTGAAGTTAGAATAGCAACTGTTATGACATTTTAATAACAAACATCACATTTATTTATCAGTTGGTAAGTGGAGGCATTTGCCTTaggatccttttttttcttttcttttttaaggggGCCTTAGGAttgtaaaacaaaatgatgcGCATAATATATTCACTTTGTAAAATAAAATGTCTCACTAGTAAAAAGGACTAGATGGTGGGAAGGGGTCATTCTGAGTATATTTCTAGGAAAAATAACCATGTGTGTAAATGAAGAGAGTAGATATCCTGTTAGAATACTAGCAAAATATCCCAGAATTGCGAGGTGGATAATTAAATTCTCGATTCAAATAATGCATTTTAGCTTGATTTTACATGGCTCACTGCAATTTGATGCAGTTTTAATCCATATAGAACAACCAGGGATAGGTTTGTAACACTAATAATTGAGAAATTTGtatttaaattaagattttaataACCTTGTTCATGGCACAAATGTATTCTATATACAAGTTGAGCCCCCCAGATATAGTAGAATACAACAATAAAATCTCATGATGGAAAAGATACTAGGGATcggatatagtataatacaataacaaAATCCTCTGATTTgatacaaatattaattttgaatatGATAATCAGATTCCATAATTTTTGGAGATTGATTTGAGATATTATACCAAAATTGTACATACAATATGTGGCAGCAGTGATATCATACCAAGATTGTGTATGCAATATGTCGCAGCTTGTGATATCCAATATCGTACATACTATAATAGGCGATATTGTGTATAATTCTAAgctgtaataataataatctatGCGTTCTTACAGTAGGTTCCGAGGAGTCAACATGAAAAGTCAACTATCAAAAGCTAAAAATGGATGTATCGAATCCCACCACATACATAATATAAGTCCAATGCTAGCTAGTTTTAGCTCCAACTGCAAATGAATATGACCTCCTCATAACCCAAGCACACCCAACCAGAAGTTAGGTGATTCCATTCgactcaaaaaaattcaaattggcATGATTCAATTGCTAGGATGTGCAAAGGTTGGCCTAGATCGGATCTGATCTACACACTCACATTTACACCTGCAAGCAAGCAGGGATGGGATCGACGAGCAAATCTCCCAACCCAACCAGCCAACCTATTTGCAGTCAAGCCCCACCAAACAATCTAGTCTAGTGCTAGAACAGAATTGTACCTGGAATCCATAGTGTACATGGTCTATGTACAAATTATGCAATGAATAAGTAACAGCACAAAGTAAACACTGACTAAATATAACAACAAAGTTAGAGCTAGAAGTTTTATATAGCTAGAACTAGAAGTCACCAGGGTAGTTCACATTTATACACCATAGATAGGAACTAGTAAAAGCAATTCACACTTTTGGAATTCAGCACTGCTATATGTAGCAGATCAACTTCTGCAACACAAGCAAGCACAAGCATAAACTTCAAAATAACTTCAAGTGGCAGCTTATAGTTCTACCATCACACTTGTTGGAACACTGGAGCCAGTTTCATCCCATGCTTCAAGTTTCTTtgccttctccttctccagcagGTAAGCTCGCTCAGCCTCAGGCATCGCGACCATTATAGCACGCAGTCTGAAATTCATCTCCTCTACCTTTTCCATGAGCATGTCATTTGTGAACATTCCGATGCAGACattcttgattgtttgccagcTTTCTGTTACCGGTAAGATGATGATCACGGCGGAGGCGATAGTACCCCATGCTATTGTAATGACTGCCCAAAATGTGAAGTAGCCCAAACTGAATTTTCCTGTACAAGGAGAGAATATTATTAACACAAACAAGATATTGTGACCCATCTAAGTTACCTATTACATCGATGGATATCCTTTATTTTCCACTTTACATCAAATACATGTTTCTTAAGTTCTGATTTTCCTAGCAGGGTTCATAGACAAGAAACTTAGATAGAATGATCTGAACAGGGAGTTAATACATATTAAATTGATGCGTTGAAGAAAATTGGAAGACTATTTTTCTGAGAattcctccagattacagtatTATTGTGGTAACCAATTTTTGACAAAGTGGTCTTTATAGTGAATAATTATGCCAAGATGGTTCCTTTAATATAATGAAAACTTTAGGATTTATCAGCGTCAGAAGAGCCAAGTAACTGAATTTTACCAGCAGGAAGTGAAAGTACTGGCCACAGTATCACAATAACAGCGGTAAAAGCCACACCCCACTTGATAATCCAAGCCTTTGCCCTCAACAGTTTTTCTTCCTTAAATTCTTCATCTAGCAAGTGGCTCTTTACCTTCTCGACCGTTGTGATTTGCTTAGTGGTTTCCCAGTTATAATTTTGGGGCCACAGAAAACTACATACTGCATGAACAAATCCTCCTGTCGATATAGATACTAGGTTTCCAGCAAGCATGGGGGCATTCCGACCGGTAGTATCAAGATTAACATGGTCATATTCTATGCTTGTTACAGCTAACCATGTTATTATTCCCAGGATGCAGCCAGTAATTGTTCCAAGAATAGCACCAAATGCATTTGCCTTTCTCCACAGAAGCATGAAAGCTATGGGAAGGACTGCTGAGCCTATTATTACTCCCATGGCGAGATACATCCAACCAAGAGAAACTCCAGCCTTGTTCAAGATTACAGCTAAAACACCCATTAAACATCCAAAGCCAAGGACAACTCCCCTGGATACTTTGAGAATCTGCTTGCCAGTGGCATCTGGATTTATATAGGTCCGGTAGATATCATACGTGCACAAAGAAGAGACCGCAATTAGTTCAGCAGAGCCAGCAGAAGTCACAGCCCTGCAATGAACAATTAACATCAAAGTCAGTGgtgcataaatatttttaattacctAAAACACTCTGCAGTAAGGATGCCACTTTACCTCCTACTTTTCCTTTTAATTAATTCCTCAGAAATTCCATGAGATATTGTGGCATAAGTCTTGTAGTTACACCCTTGGTTATTTTTACCTCTTACGTTGATTTAGTTGCAATTTCCATCATTTTCATTGGACGAATTCACAACAAATTTTGTGTGGATTTTTATAATGTGGTGGGGCTAATATCTCCTGTATGGAACAAGCAATTACTGCAGCACAAAGTGAGCTGTCCAACCAATTGAGTTGGACATAGTAGGCCGTTTTAGCTTCCTCCAGTGCAACTTATTTTGGACGATTAGAATCCCTTTTGGAGGTTAACCCCAATCCATAcatctttctttttaaatttttttaagctATCCTCGTTCTGATGTACTATGAATTACCAACAAGATCAACCAGAATACTTAGATTGACTCCATATCTTGCCAGCAAtctatgctctttttttttgataggcCATGAGGCACATCAAGCAGGAGGTAAACTTTCCTTGTTACTAGTAATTAAGATTCTGACGTTGAAATGACAACTACCTTTTGTTGCCATAGACATTTTAAGGATATAAACATTCTGATGAAGTTATTCATTATCTGGGAGTTTGCACTACCAGTTCAGTGATTATGTAGGAAGGCTAATACTTATGAACAAGATAAAGAGTTGACACTTAAGTTGGTAAAATGTAATGTTTTTATTTTCGTTGAGACATGGAGTCGGGTGAAACTGAACTGGGTACTACCTGTAATGGATCCGTTTCCATATCTGAATCCATTCAGGtacaaaaagaatttttagCATCCATATCCTTGTTCGTATGCATCAAAGCAAAGAGGATGTGGATATGAATACACAAATATTCTATCTGTACTCGAATCCAGTCAGCCCAATTTTGACTCATATAGAACTCATAAACTCCAAAGGGTAACGAGTATAAGTATTAATATGTGagatttttattttggtggatTGCATCCTCTAAAGTAATCTATTTAACCCAAATCATATAACTTCGCAGATTTACTAGGATCCACTATAAGAGTCATATGACTAAGTGAATGCTGTTatctctttcttgttcttcgTACAATCTTTTGTTTgctttagaaaaataataaaagaaagatgAGAAGCTTGGatacttgatttatcaaaactGGAGTGTAATAGTAACCTAATTACAAGGTCTATACCATCCGATTGATATCCACATTTATATCAGCATTGCTGATATTCAGTCTGTGTTTATATCTGTTTAAGCAAATACAGATTCAAAGTTCAGCATCCGATGAATATCTTTATCTGCATTCATATTCAACAAATAACTAAGGATATGGATAATGGATACACTGATATCATATAATTCAAAGGTGAAAAGCATTCTAAACAAAAGTTATAAAAGGCAACTTACATAAACAGCATGGTGAGAAGCAGGACAGATCCTCCTTTTCCCATCAAGGCTGTTGCTGTAGCTGGAGGAACAAGGCCTTTGCCAGCCTCAGTTGCAGTTAATGGAAGATCAAGAGCAAGTGCACCCAGACCTAATGATGTTGCCAAAGAGAACGGTACTGCAAACCAGACAAGCCCACCCAACAAGTATCCCTTGTGGGTTGATGATGGCCTCGCAGCTATGGCGCTAACCCAATATCCCTGCACAATGACAAATAAATGTCAGATTTTCATATTCTAtcgtataaaatattattccaatCCCAACAAACCACATATCTCAAACCATCAAGTCATCGACaatcttaaaaatttaaaacagaaCAATGACCGGTCTTTTTCATCAATATTTGGTATCTATGGAGCCCAATCCAACATGAGGCTCCAGCAGAAGATTAAGCAAGATTTTGTGATTCGCTGGCAAACCCTCAAACTAGTTGTGATAATAGTCtgataataaaataaaactataaaaatgaagaaattttTGGTGTAAAAGggaacaaaaatttaaaaatagtagAATAATAACATGGATAAGAGAACAAAATGCCAAAAAACCAAAGGCTGTCATGAATGAAAATGTAATAAAAAGAGTTGTGGTGAATATGTAACTGTACTGAATAGAAAAACAATACAATAACAACTTACATTGTCCACAAAGACAGTGCCAAAGTTTCCAATGATGTTAATGATTCCGAAAACAAGGCCACCTGAACTCAACATGGTCAAGTAGGAACCCTTGTAATTCCCACTTACAGGTCCACAGGCTTGACCTTCATGTGAAATGGGATCTCGGCATATTCTTGATTTGCTGGCCACCTCCAAGAGATGATTGTACATAACTTTTGGGCTACCAAGTTCACTACTCGTTGTATAAACCAAGTAAACAAATATCACCAGAACAATATGCACTGCACAAGATATGAGATCGAATGTTAGGGTGCCTGAAATATCAGAAATGCAGCATGACATGCCCAATATTCTTGTTATACACAAAGAAATTATAGAATCAAAGAAGTTCCTCAAAATAAAGTATTCTTACAAATATATAGCCCTACAAATTCCCAACAACTGTTGTTCTCAGGTCTTAGGTTCTTAGAGTTAAGAAGCACAAAGGAGTCGCACTCAATTTTCTAAGATCATTAAGGCCTTTCATCCTAACCTAGCATAACAATGTTTCAGGCATTTCATCTACTTCTTTTTCAAAATAGGAATCCATCCGTTTCTCAGTTGTTCATTTACTAACAGCAAGAATGATTTTCTTTAAGATCAAATGTCGTAATACTTTTAAGAGAACATAATATCAAAATTTGTTCTGTTCTGAATATGCTGAACCTAAATCATGATACAGAATTACAAATCATTGCAAGCATCTCATTCTTCCCACTGCCATATCTACATCCCTCCTAGTCTCATCTTTGAAATTTTGGTTATTTTAACTCATCATTCCACCTACCCAATCAGTCAAGATTGTTCATTCAAGTAGACTAATCTTATTAAAGTGCATAAAGGATGATGATGCTAAGATCTTATTGCCAGATTTTATTAGGTTCTAATGACCAAAAATTTCTAGATATAGTCCATGTTATACTCTTCTTTTTCATCCATCAATGCAGTAGTTGTCATTGTAATGAGGTCAATGGGAACGCAAATCAGATTTTCACACTAAAAGAAAGCAGAGATGATcatagtcattttacccatgcagtaaaaaaaaaagccagcacTTGGAGCTAGTCACAGAATTAACTGCATTGAGCAAATAATGTCTACATCTATATTAACCTCAATTTACTTTTGATCTAATACATACATCATTACATACCTATTACTGAATGTATGTAACTTGCCAAGAAGGTGGCCTTCAAACCTCCAGCTAATGTATAGATTATCACACCAAGAGGGATCAGAAAGCTCGCAGCATAGATATTCACACCAGTAAGTGCATTTACAACTGCAGAGCCACCGAGCAGGAGCATTGCAGTCACTATGATATTTGTCATGAAGCAGAATATGAGAAACACAACATGGGCAGCAGTTCCCCATCTGTACCAAGATTAACTACACTTTCACCCCAAAGGACACTGTAAGCTTCTAAGTTCTAACCAGAGCAATTATATACATCATAACGTACCGCGCTCTTACAATCTCGCAAACAGTATGTGCTTGGGGtgcttttcttttgatttcaatggCCATGACGCCGAACAAAAGTACCTGCAGAATGGTATGTATCTTGTCTATGATGAGGCTTAAAAATGCCTTAACTACATGGGTCTAACATTTGAGAGAGCTATCAAACTGACCTGGATAGTTGCACCACTTGCATACCAGAAAGGACCGCTGACACCATACTCCCATGCAACATTGGAGCTTTGCAAGATTGTGGCAGCCCATGTCCACTTGAACACCAAGTTTCAGAAAAATCTATGAGGTACTTATCAAAGAAAGTCACATATAACAACAGAGGAATGGTTCATAACCTGTGACACGATCACACTGGCAATGAGACCAGTCTTAACATTTCTGCCGGCAGTGTTGAACCACTCGGATGTGTGACGGGCTCCAACATACCTCTTCTCTAGCCACACCTAGTAGTTTAAACAATACACAATGTGTCATGAAATCTTTGTAGATGTCTCATTGGAAAAAGTCTCCATTTCCCGTAGAATATTAACTTATGAAAAATATAATTCATGAACTTGGACCTTCCTTTTCGAACTTAGGCTGGGAATTAGGAAAATGGAAATATATTTTCAGtcatttattctttctttctttctttctttcttttcttctgtttctctgtgttcgaaaatatattttggaACTTGAGGAGCGAGAGGCATGGATGCGAAGGAGGACAAACCGAAAGACACAAGGAGAGGAAAAGGGGAGGGAGGTTTCTCAGCTACACAGTTCTTGCTCCCCAGGAGGAGTAAATTGTTTGTGGAGTGAGCCGGATCTTAACAGGCACCGCATACACATACACGGCCAACTGATTCCCACCAAAAGGATTTAAATTTTCAACATTCTTTCTGGTAGGTTAGTCGGGTAAAAAAAGATCAGGATTTATTTTTAAGGCTCTCTGACATTCAGACTTCATAAGTCTCTTGGCATGGTTGCCATGGAACTTGTTTATCTATGCAATCAAACATCTTCCAGGGAAAAAGCTCAAACAATTCTGATTCATTTTGCTGAAAACAGGAAACTTCTTGATAAGTATATCAAAAACTATTAGGTCAGACATTCTTTTAGAAACATAGCAGAACAAAAGATAAATATACCTAGAAACACTCATCCTAGTCTTTCATAATTTCTGTG
Above is a genomic segment from Phoenix dactylifera cultivar Barhee BC4 chromosome 2, palm_55x_up_171113_PBpolish2nd_filt_p, whole genome shotgun sequence containing:
- the LOC103714517 gene encoding urea-proton symporter DUR3, producing the protein MASSSSPVCPPFGYSAKYYSLSSDGQCMRQSSFFEGQAVLNQGVGYSIILGFGAFFAVFTSFLVWLEKRYVGARHTSEWFNTAGRNVKTGLIASVIVSQWTWAATILQSSNVAWEYGVSGPFWYASGATIQVLLFGVMAIEIKRKAPQAHTVCEIVRARWGTAAHVVFLIFCFMTNIIVTAMLLLGGSAVVNALTGVNIYAASFLIPLGVIIYTLAGGLKATFLASYIHSVIVHIVLVIFVYLVYTTSSELGSPKVMYNHLLEVASKSRICRDPISHEGQACGPVSGNYKGSYLTMLSSGGLVFGIINIIGNFGTVFVDNGYWVSAIAARPSSTHKGYLLGGLVWFAVPFSLATSLGLGALALDLPLTATEAGKGLVPPATATALMGKGGSVLLLTMLFMAVTSAGSAELIAVSSLCTYDIYRTYINPDATGKQILKVSRGVVLGFGCLMGVLAVILNKAGVSLGWMYLAMGVIIGSAVLPIAFMLLWRKANAFGAILGTITGCILGIITWLAVTSIEYDHVNLDTTGRNAPMLAGNLVSISTGGFVHAVCSFLWPQNYNWETTKQITTVEKVKSHLLDEEFKEEKLLRAKAWIIKWGVAFTAVIVILWPVLSLPAGKFSLGYFTFWAVITIAWGTIASAVIIILPVTESWQTIKNVCIGMFTNDMLMEKVEEMNFRLRAIMVAMPEAERAYLLEKEKAKKLEAWDETGSSVPTSVMVEL